One genomic window of Halococcus salifodinae DSM 8989 includes the following:
- a CDS encoding GntP family permease: protein MLTGLPLILLLLAAVAFIVFATAKLNLHAFLTLLVAAYATGLIAGLDPTNAATLVTDGFGNVLGYIGIVILAGTIIGKALERSGAAIVIADTILGLIGEDNTAEVMAVTGSLVSIPVFCDSGYVILSGLGRSLAERSKLSLATISVALASGLYVTHVFVPPTPGPIAAAGILGADVGLVMLAGIAVSVPITFVGAKWATTVASRYHIDPDPDMTMDDVKEEYGTLPSPARSFTPILLPIVLITIGSIASYPSADDPAFVAGALQDWLLFFGDPAVALIIGAFASFAVVPEITDEVTDEWVSDGLTDAAVIVAVTGAGGAFGNVLSALPLEGFISNTFGGLGIGLFAAFVTAAALKTALGSSTVAILTTAGLVAPLLGSLGLASQWGRVFAVLAIGAGSMTVSHANDSYFWIITEFSDMETATAYQAWTAGTLVLGLSSIVWIVVLQNIVGMLG from the coding sequence ATGCTCACAGGACTACCGCTGATACTGTTGCTGCTCGCAGCAGTTGCGTTCATCGTTTTCGCAACGGCGAAACTCAATCTCCACGCCTTCCTCACGCTCCTCGTCGCTGCGTACGCGACCGGCCTCATCGCTGGCCTCGATCCGACGAACGCGGCCACGCTCGTCACTGACGGCTTCGGTAACGTTCTCGGGTATATCGGCATCGTCATCCTCGCCGGCACCATCATCGGAAAGGCACTCGAACGCTCCGGTGCGGCGATCGTCATCGCGGACACCATCCTCGGTCTCATCGGCGAGGACAACACCGCCGAGGTCATGGCGGTTACCGGCAGCCTCGTCAGCATCCCCGTTTTCTGTGACTCGGGGTACGTCATCCTCTCCGGTCTGGGGCGATCGCTCGCGGAGCGCTCGAAGCTCTCGCTCGCGACCATCAGTGTCGCCCTCGCCAGTGGTCTGTACGTCACTCACGTGTTCGTTCCACCGACGCCCGGCCCCATCGCCGCCGCCGGCATTCTCGGTGCCGACGTCGGCCTCGTCATGCTCGCTGGGATCGCCGTGAGCGTCCCCATCACGTTCGTCGGGGCGAAGTGGGCGACGACCGTCGCTTCTCGCTACCACATCGATCCGGATCCGGACATGACGATGGACGACGTCAAGGAGGAGTACGGCACCCTTCCGTCGCCGGCGCGATCGTTCACCCCCATTCTCCTGCCCATCGTCCTCATCACGATCGGTAGTATCGCTTCGTACCCCAGCGCTGACGATCCCGCCTTCGTCGCCGGAGCGCTCCAGGACTGGTTGCTGTTCTTCGGCGACCCGGCCGTCGCGCTCATCATCGGTGCCTTCGCGAGCTTCGCAGTCGTCCCCGAGATCACCGACGAAGTCACCGACGAGTGGGTGAGTGACGGTCTGACCGACGCTGCCGTCATCGTCGCGGTCACCGGCGCTGGCGGAGCCTTCGGCAACGTGCTCTCGGCGCTCCCGCTCGAGGGTTTCATCAGCAACACGTTCGGCGGACTCGGTATCGGTCTCTTCGCCGCGTTCGTCACCGCCGCCGCCCTCAAAACCGCGCTCGGATCGTCGACGGTCGCCATCCTCACCACCGCAGGCCTCGTCGCCCCGCTCCTCGGTTCGCTCGGCCTCGCGTCCCAGTGGGGACGCGTCTTCGCCGTCCTCGCCATCGGTGCCGGTAGCATGACGGTCAGCCACGCCAACGACTCGTACTTCTGGATCATCACCGAGTTCTCCGACATGGAAACCGCGACCGCTTACCAGGCCTGGACGGCCGGAACGCTCGTCCTCGGTCTCTCGAGTATCGTCTGGATCGTCGTCCTCCAGAACATCGTCGGCATGCTCGGCTGA
- a CDS encoding glycerate kinase type-2 family protein has product MTRDDAPIEAATPRAVARSCIDAGVEAAHPATVVEDAVSLTEDGLEIDGAVYDLASYDDVLVLGGGNAAGKVAAALESILGDRLTGGVVVTDVPEPLSTIDVVTGSHPTPNERGVAGAERVLAHATGATADTLVLGVITGGGSALLPAPAGDVTLADLQTVTDDLLGTGATIHEINAVRKHLSAIKGGRLAAAAAPATVVGLLLSDVVGDDLDVIASGPLVPDSSTYADALDVIDRYDVTLPPRAERHLERGTEGDLAETPTPDADAFARVETHVLANGLTALRAAADTAADHGYTPLVLSSRVRGEAHEAAKTHVGIAEEIRATGTPLDPPAVVLSGGETTVTLSTGSGAGGPNQEFALSAAIELDADGIVVGSVDTDGIDGASDAAGAIIDAKTVDGTTKEARAALASNEAAPFLEAADALVETGPTGTNVNDLRVLVVDDTEATN; this is encoded by the coding sequence ATGACTCGTGATGACGCCCCGATCGAAGCTGCCACGCCACGAGCGGTCGCACGGTCGTGTATCGACGCCGGAGTCGAAGCGGCGCACCCGGCGACGGTCGTCGAAGACGCTGTTTCACTCACCGAAGACGGCCTCGAGATCGACGGGGCGGTCTACGATCTCGCCTCGTACGACGACGTCCTCGTTCTCGGCGGTGGAAACGCCGCCGGAAAGGTCGCCGCCGCGCTCGAATCGATACTCGGTGACCGACTAACGGGTGGTGTCGTCGTGACCGACGTCCCGGAACCGCTGTCGACGATCGATGTCGTCACCGGCAGCCACCCGACGCCGAACGAACGAGGAGTCGCCGGTGCGGAGCGAGTTCTCGCTCACGCCACCGGCGCGACGGCTGACACGCTCGTTCTCGGCGTCATCACGGGCGGTGGGAGTGCGCTGCTTCCGGCACCGGCCGGCGACGTCACGCTCGCCGACCTCCAAACGGTCACGGACGACTTGCTCGGGACCGGTGCGACGATTCACGAGATCAACGCCGTACGGAAGCATCTCTCGGCGATCAAGGGCGGCCGACTCGCGGCGGCTGCGGCACCGGCGACCGTCGTGGGACTCCTGCTCAGCGACGTCGTTGGCGACGATCTCGACGTCATCGCGAGCGGTCCGTTGGTCCCGGATAGCTCCACGTACGCCGACGCGCTCGACGTCATCGATCGCTACGACGTGACACTACCACCTCGTGCGGAACGTCACCTCGAACGCGGCACCGAGGGCGATCTCGCCGAGACCCCAACGCCCGACGCCGACGCTTTCGCGCGGGTGGAGACACACGTCCTCGCGAACGGGCTCACGGCACTCCGGGCTGCCGCCGATACGGCCGCCGACCACGGCTACACGCCGCTCGTCCTCAGTTCGCGCGTGCGCGGCGAGGCACACGAGGCGGCCAAAACCCACGTCGGGATCGCAGAGGAGATCCGCGCGACGGGAACCCCACTCGACCCACCGGCGGTCGTCCTCTCGGGCGGTGAGACCACGGTGACGCTGTCCACCGGAAGCGGTGCCGGCGGGCCGAACCAGGAGTTCGCGCTCAGTGCGGCGATCGAACTCGACGCCGATGGTATCGTCGTCGGGAGCGTCGACACGGACGGGATCGACGGTGCGTCCGACGCGGCCGGTGCCATCATCGACGCGAAGACAGTCGATGGAACGACGAAAGAAGCACGGGCAGCGCTGGCTTCGAACGAGGCCGCCCCGTTTCTCGAGGCTGCCGATGCGCTCGTCGAAACCGGTCCGACAGGAACGAACGTGAACGATCTGCGGGTACTCGTCGTCGACGATACCGAAGCGACGAACTGA
- the pyk gene encoding pyruvate kinase: MHTTKIVCTLGPASESRETVAALADAGMALARFNASHGSTDDRATLIERVRDVDATSDASVATLLDLPGPEIRTAPLDESIELATGSEIRFVPGETATPEEVGLSTPIAGVEPGDRVLLDDGRIETTVAESEGTAVRARVDSGGPLGGRAGVNVPGVDLGLDVPTEDDRRELDLAADANVDFVAASFVRSADDVYAVNEALEARDAEIPVIAKIERADAVANLDGIVEAADGVMVARGDLGVECPLEEVPLIQKRIIRRCHDAGVPVITATEMLDSMTHARRPTRAEASDVANAVLDGTDAVMLSGETAVGDHPVRVVEAMEGLVGEIEGSAEYAEGIERMVPKPGDSRTGALARSARYLARDIDAAAVVAATESGYTARKAAKYRPDVPVVAVTPDDQVRRRLGLVAGVIPRHAPLTGPNESVDAVIRNAVQTALDAGVADAGDTVVVLAGMMTDLEGANTTNTLKVHVAAEILATGRSVVDGRVSGPLSRTVDGDLTGLSEGTILSLSADFDDEFDGDPTRLGGIVSAHEGVTGYPAIVAREAGLPMVSNVSLSDVDEGDHVTLDAGRGVVYEGSVGG; the protein is encoded by the coding sequence ATGCATACAACGAAAATCGTCTGTACGCTCGGTCCCGCCTCGGAGTCGCGCGAAACCGTCGCGGCGCTCGCCGACGCCGGCATGGCGCTCGCGCGGTTCAACGCCAGCCACGGCTCGACCGACGACCGAGCGACCCTCATCGAGCGGGTCCGCGACGTCGACGCGACGAGCGACGCGTCGGTCGCCACGCTGCTCGATCTCCCCGGTCCCGAGATCCGGACCGCGCCGCTCGACGAATCGATCGAGCTCGCGACGGGATCGGAGATTCGGTTCGTCCCGGGCGAGACCGCGACCCCCGAAGAAGTCGGTCTCTCGACGCCGATCGCGGGCGTCGAGCCCGGCGATCGGGTGTTGCTCGACGACGGACGGATCGAGACCACCGTCGCGGAAAGCGAGGGGACCGCAGTGCGTGCGCGCGTCGATTCGGGCGGGCCACTCGGCGGGCGCGCGGGCGTCAACGTCCCCGGCGTGGATCTCGGGCTCGACGTCCCCACCGAGGACGACCGGCGCGAACTCGATCTCGCCGCCGACGCCAACGTCGATTTCGTCGCCGCGAGTTTCGTCCGGAGCGCCGACGACGTGTACGCCGTGAACGAGGCGCTCGAAGCACGCGACGCCGAGATCCCGGTAATCGCGAAGATCGAGCGCGCCGACGCGGTGGCGAACCTCGACGGGATCGTCGAGGCGGCCGACGGCGTGATGGTCGCCCGCGGCGATCTCGGTGTGGAGTGCCCCCTCGAAGAAGTGCCGCTGATCCAAAAGCGGATCATCCGCCGGTGTCACGACGCTGGAGTGCCGGTCATCACCGCGACCGAGATGCTCGATTCGATGACGCACGCGCGCCGCCCGACCCGCGCCGAGGCCTCCGACGTCGCGAACGCGGTGCTCGACGGCACCGATGCGGTGATGCTCTCGGGTGAGACCGCGGTCGGCGACCATCCCGTGCGGGTCGTGGAAGCGATGGAGGGGCTGGTCGGCGAGATCGAAGGCAGCGCCGAGTATGCCGAGGGTATCGAGCGGATGGTGCCCAAACCCGGCGACTCCCGGACCGGCGCGCTCGCACGATCCGCACGGTATCTCGCCCGCGACATCGACGCCGCGGCGGTGGTGGCGGCCACCGAGTCGGGCTATACGGCACGAAAGGCCGCGAAGTACCGCCCCGACGTGCCGGTGGTCGCGGTGACGCCCGACGATCAGGTACGTCGACGGCTCGGCCTCGTGGCAGGGGTGATCCCGCGGCACGCGCCGCTGACGGGACCGAACGAAAGCGTGGACGCCGTGATCCGCAATGCGGTCCAGACCGCACTCGACGCGGGCGTCGCCGATGCGGGCGACACGGTGGTGGTGCTCGCCGGGATGATGACCGATCTCGAAGGCGCGAACACCACCAACACGCTCAAGGTCCACGTCGCGGCCGAGATCCTCGCGACGGGCCGTTCGGTGGTCGATGGCCGGGTCTCCGGACCGCTCTCTCGTACTGTGGACGGCGATCTCACCGGGCTTTCCGAAGGGACGATCCTGTCCCTCTCCGCCGACTTCGACGACGAGTTCGACGGCGACCCCACCCGGCTCGGGGGGATCGTCAGCGCCCACGAGGGCGTCACGGGGTATCCCGCGATCGTCGCGCGCGAGGCCGGTCTCCCGATGGTCTCGAACGTCTCACTGTCCGACGTCGACGAGGGCGATCACGTCACGCTCGATGCTGGCCGCGGCGTCGTCTACGAGGGGAGCGTCGGCGGATAA
- the gfo6 gene encoding D-xylose 1-dehydrogenase Gfo6, with the protein MIDGSLDELFDGFTARDWRSDASGTVRFAMIGLGWWTKEMAMPAVTDSELCETTVVVSSSKERATDLAETHETVEHGLTYDEFHDGAASEAYDAVYIATPNALHLQYAETAAALDKAILCEKPMEATVERAEELVAACEDATLMIAYRMHTEPAVRRARELVRSGFIGDVVGVHGAMTQRLLDMFDDPNHWRLDPDLAGYGASVMDLGIYPLNTARFVLDADPVSVSARMHSAHDAFADVPDERASFRLDFEDGVTASCTASQNAARSSHLQITGTEGELELDPVFFPDEPRRLRIRRGDLDATFDFDQRDQMTEEFTYFADRVLAGEEPHPDGEHGLADMKILRAIYEAGETGDVVDVAGEH; encoded by the coding sequence ATGATTGACGGCTCACTCGACGAGCTGTTCGACGGGTTCACCGCACGCGACTGGCGGTCGGACGCGTCTGGGACTGTGCGATTCGCGATGATCGGCCTCGGGTGGTGGACGAAGGAGATGGCGATGCCCGCCGTCACCGACTCCGAACTCTGTGAGACAACGGTCGTCGTCAGCAGCTCGAAGGAGCGCGCAACCGACCTCGCCGAGACCCACGAAACCGTCGAGCACGGCCTGACCTACGACGAGTTCCACGACGGCGCGGCGAGCGAAGCCTACGACGCGGTGTACATCGCCACGCCGAACGCGCTCCATCTCCAGTACGCAGAGACCGCGGCCGCCCTCGACAAAGCGATCCTGTGTGAGAAACCGATGGAAGCCACCGTCGAGCGCGCCGAGGAGTTGGTCGCGGCCTGCGAAGACGCCACGCTGATGATCGCCTACCGGATGCACACCGAGCCGGCGGTCCGGCGGGCGCGCGAACTCGTCAGATCGGGGTTCATCGGCGACGTCGTCGGGGTCCACGGTGCGATGACCCAGCGGCTCCTCGACATGTTCGACGACCCGAACCACTGGCGGCTCGATCCAGACCTCGCGGGCTACGGCGCGAGCGTGATGGACCTCGGAATCTACCCGCTCAACACCGCACGATTCGTGCTCGACGCCGATCCCGTCTCGGTGTCCGCCCGGATGCACTCGGCTCACGACGCGTTCGCGGACGTCCCCGACGAGCGCGCGAGCTTCCGGCTCGATTTCGAGGACGGCGTGACGGCGTCGTGTACCGCGAGCCAGAATGCCGCGCGATCGAGCCACCTCCAGATCACCGGGACGGAGGGCGAACTCGAACTCGACCCCGTCTTCTTCCCCGACGAACCCCGCCGGCTGCGGATCCGCCGAGGCGACCTCGACGCCACCTTCGATTTCGACCAGCGCGACCAGATGACCGAGGAGTTTACCTACTTCGCCGATCGGGTGCTCGCCGGCGAGGAACCCCATCCCGACGGCGAGCACGGCCTGGCCGACATGAAGATCCTGCGCGCGATCTACGAAGCGGGTGAAACCGGCGACGTCGTCGACGTGGCTGGCGAGCACTGA
- the dgoD gene encoding galactonate dehydratase: protein MSEITDYELFAVPPRWLFLRVETSDGRVGWGEPVVEGRVRTVETAVEELFEQHLLGADPAPIEDHWQAMYRGGFYRGGPILMSAIAGVDQALWDLKGKQLGAPVYELLGGPVRDRMQVYGWIGGDRPSDVADAARERVESGLDALKMNATAEFRRIETPAAVAAAGDRLAAVREAVGPEVGIGVDFHGRVAKPMAKRLVSALEPHEPMFVEEPVLPEHDDHLPEIADHTTIPIATGERHYTREDFRPVLEAGGVDVIQPDLSHAGGITECRKIASMAAAHDVALAPHCPLGPIALASCLQVDGCSHNALIQEQSLGIHYNEGSDVLDYLADPSVFEYSDGYVDLPEEPGLGIAVDEEHVREQAGRVDDWHNPVWRHDDGSVAEW, encoded by the coding sequence GTGAGCGAAATCACCGACTACGAACTGTTTGCCGTCCCGCCGCGCTGGCTATTTTTGCGAGTCGAGACCAGCGACGGCCGGGTCGGCTGGGGCGAACCCGTCGTCGAGGGACGGGTGCGCACGGTCGAAACGGCCGTCGAGGAACTGTTCGAGCAGCACCTACTCGGCGCGGATCCCGCCCCGATCGAGGATCACTGGCAGGCGATGTACCGCGGCGGATTCTACCGCGGCGGACCCATACTCATGAGTGCGATCGCGGGCGTCGATCAGGCGCTCTGGGATCTCAAGGGCAAGCAACTCGGCGCGCCGGTGTACGAACTCCTCGGCGGCCCGGTCCGCGATCGAATGCAGGTGTACGGCTGGATCGGCGGCGATCGTCCCTCCGATGTGGCCGACGCCGCACGCGAACGGGTCGAGTCGGGCCTCGACGCGCTCAAGATGAACGCCACCGCCGAGTTCCGCCGGATCGAGACGCCGGCTGCGGTCGCGGCCGCGGGCGACCGACTCGCCGCGGTGCGTGAAGCCGTCGGTCCCGAGGTCGGGATCGGCGTCGACTTCCACGGTCGAGTCGCGAAACCGATGGCCAAACGGCTCGTGAGCGCGCTCGAACCGCACGAACCGATGTTCGTCGAGGAGCCGGTGCTGCCCGAACACGACGATCATCTGCCCGAGATCGCCGATCACACCACGATCCCGATCGCGACCGGCGAACGGCACTACACCCGCGAGGACTTCCGCCCCGTGCTCGAAGCCGGCGGCGTCGACGTGATCCAGCCCGACCTCTCCCACGCCGGCGGGATCACCGAGTGTCGGAAGATCGCGTCGATGGCCGCGGCCCACGACGTCGCACTCGCGCCCCACTGCCCGCTCGGTCCGATCGCGCTCGCGTCCTGTCTCCAGGTCGACGGCTGTTCGCACAACGCGCTCATCCAGGAACAGAGCCTCGGCATCCACTACAACGAGGGCAGCGACGTGCTTGACTACCTCGCTGACCCGTCGGTGTTCGAGTATAGCGACGGGTACGTCGATCTCCCCGAGGAGCCGGGGCTCGGCATCGCAGTCGACGAGGAGCACGTCCGCGAGCAAGCCGGTAGGGTCGACGACTGGCACAACCCCGTCTGGCGGCACGACGACGGCAGCGTCGCGGAGTGGTAA
- a CDS encoding ABC transporter ATP-binding protein, translating into MAELTLDHVTKRFADGGDIVAVDDVSADIDDGEFIVLVGPSGCGKSTTLRMIAGLETVTEGTITLDGQAINDRQPADRDIAMVFQSYALYPHMTVRENMSFGLEESTDMPDDEIGDRVESSAEMMGIGRLLDRKPGELSGGQQQRVALGRAIVRDPAVFLMDEPLSNLDAKLRSQMRTELQRIQEDLGVTTVYVTHDQTEAMTMGDRIAILDDGRLQQVATPLEAYHEPANQFVAGFIGEPSMNFFETTVENGQLVGDGFEYPLSEETQDSIGDSDRVTLGVRPEDIELVDTAESDHDFRTVVDVVEPVGSGNNIYLAFEDNAEEASELDMDESRTFVATIGGLRRVEAGQPAIARLPEDAIHLFDAETGEALRNRKLDDVETVEPQL; encoded by the coding sequence ATGGCTGAACTCACGCTCGATCACGTGACGAAACGCTTCGCGGACGGCGGCGATATCGTCGCGGTCGACGACGTCTCGGCCGACATCGACGACGGCGAGTTCATCGTCCTTGTCGGCCCGTCGGGCTGTGGGAAATCGACCACGCTCCGGATGATCGCGGGGCTCGAAACCGTCACCGAGGGGACGATCACCCTCGACGGCCAGGCGATCAACGACCGCCAGCCCGCCGATCGGGACATCGCGATGGTGTTCCAGAGCTACGCGCTCTACCCCCACATGACCGTGCGCGAGAACATGAGCTTCGGGCTCGAAGAGAGCACGGACATGCCCGACGACGAGATCGGAGACCGCGTCGAGTCCTCCGCCGAGATGATGGGGATCGGTCGCCTGCTCGATCGTAAGCCAGGCGAGCTCTCGGGTGGCCAGCAACAGCGGGTCGCGCTCGGCCGGGCGATCGTCCGCGATCCCGCCGTCTTCCTGATGGACGAACCCCTCTCGAACCTCGATGCGAAGCTGCGCTCGCAGATGCGGACCGAGCTCCAGCGCATCCAGGAGGATCTCGGCGTCACCACCGTGTACGTCACCCACGACCAGACCGAGGCGATGACGATGGGCGATCGGATCGCGATCCTCGACGACGGCCGACTCCAGCAGGTCGCCACTCCCCTGGAGGCCTACCACGAACCCGCGAACCAGTTCGTCGCGGGCTTTATCGGCGAACCCTCGATGAACTTCTTCGAGACCACCGTCGAGAACGGTCAGTTGGTCGGCGACGGGTTCGAGTACCCCCTTTCCGAGGAGACCCAGGATTCGATCGGCGATTCCGACCGCGTGACGCTCGGCGTGCGGCCCGAGGACATCGAACTCGTCGATACGGCTGAGAGCGATCACGACTTCCGAACGGTGGTCGACGTGGTCGAACCGGTCGGCAGCGGCAACAACATCTACCTCGCGTTCGAGGACAACGCCGAAGAGGCGTCCGAACTCGACATGGACGAGTCCCGCACGTTCGTAGCGACCATCGGCGGGCTCCGGCGTGTCGAGGCGGGTCAGCCCGCGATCGCACGGCTCCCCGAGGACGCGATCCATCTCTTCGACGCCGAGACCGGCGAGGCGCTCCGCAACCGGAAACTCGACGACGTCGAAACGGTCGAACCGCAGCTCTGA
- a CDS encoding carbohydrate ABC transporter permease — MTDGGTTMTDGGTATGGSTLDNMRDSISWWRIALYAALTVIGVYFLIPIEAGLVTSFKTGESVIRTAPYAPPGPGGFTLDNWAGAFDALAPGLVNSLIMTIPATVLGALFGSLAAYGLTQISWRGQIPILALFVAGVFIPYQAVLVPLSQFWSMIPLEELLSPLWALPFFHPYQTDLVELIITHTAYGIPICTVLFRGYYVGLSEEMIEAARLDGASAFGIYRRVVLPLSAPMFAVTLIYQFTQIWNELLFALILIGGAGSPAAPVTLSLVGLGASLEGIDFGLRMAGAFLTALPTLLVFIIFGDQFARGVAGGGT, encoded by the coding sequence ATGACCGACGGCGGCACGACGATGACCGACGGGGGAACCGCAACGGGCGGCTCGACCCTCGACAACATGCGCGATTCCATCAGCTGGTGGCGGATCGCGCTCTACGCGGCGCTCACGGTGATCGGGGTGTACTTCCTCATCCCGATCGAGGCAGGGCTGGTCACGTCGTTCAAAACCGGCGAGTCGGTCATCCGCACCGCGCCGTACGCACCGCCGGGACCAGGCGGATTCACGCTCGACAACTGGGCGGGGGCGTTCGACGCGCTCGCGCCCGGCCTCGTCAACAGCCTCATCATGACGATCCCGGCGACGGTGCTCGGCGCGCTGTTCGGCAGCCTCGCGGCCTACGGGCTGACCCAGATCAGCTGGCGCGGCCAGATCCCGATCCTCGCGCTGTTCGTCGCCGGCGTGTTCATCCCCTACCAGGCGGTGTTGGTGCCGCTCTCGCAGTTCTGGTCGATGATCCCGCTCGAAGAGCTGCTGTCACCGCTGTGGGCGCTGCCGTTCTTCCATCCCTACCAGACCGATCTCGTCGAGCTGATTATCACCCACACGGCGTATGGAATCCCGATCTGTACCGTGCTATTCAGAGGATACTACGTCGGGCTCTCCGAGGAGATGATCGAGGCGGCCCGGCTCGACGGCGCGAGCGCGTTCGGGATCTACCGGCGGGTGGTGCTGCCGCTGTCGGCCCCGATGTTCGCGGTGACGCTGATCTATCAGTTCACCCAGATCTGGAACGAGCTACTGTTCGCGCTGATCCTGATCGGTGGCGCGGGCTCGCCCGCCGCCCCGGTGACGCTCTCACTCGTCGGGCTCGGCGCAAGTCTCGAAGGCATCGACTTCGGCCTCCGGATGGCCGGCGCGTTCCTGACCGCGCTGCCGACGCTGCTGGTGTTCATCATCTTCGGCGATCAGTTCGCCCGCGGCGTCGCGGGAGGCGGAACATGA
- a CDS encoding carbohydrate ABC transporter permease: MPSPDRTDDDRSVRSRLRGFGERLTPGSDDRSSDDAHAVRTDGGATVSGGSSSTATSRSGWLRSLRKSGFVSSLPFWLPPFLLMGLFVYGAIGWNFLISLTDMEGFGDPEYTSLDFEQYTELFASQTFIDAARNTFVLLVAFTILCIVLGLVLAILLDRTIRFQNTFRTLYLLPFSLSFVVTAQLWSWMYDIENGIVNSILGVVGLQPDWIGNPQLVLGAVIFALVWQFSGYTMVVFLAGLQTIPDEHFEAARIDGASTVKMYWRVIVPQLRGSMISALVVLMIAALKAFDFLYALFGQYRPAAGADILATFMVREAYSNQNWAYGSAIAIVLYVLALLVVIPYLYSQYRRGEL, translated from the coding sequence ATGCCGTCTCCGGATCGAACTGACGACGATCGGTCGGTGCGATCGAGGCTTCGTGGGTTCGGCGAGCGGCTCACCCCCGGCTCCGACGACCGATCGAGCGACGACGCACACGCGGTCCGCACCGATGGCGGTGCGACCGTGAGCGGCGGCTCCAGTTCGACCGCCACGAGCCGATCGGGATGGCTCCGATCGCTCCGAAAGAGCGGGTTCGTCAGTTCGCTGCCGTTCTGGCTCCCGCCGTTCCTCCTGATGGGGCTGTTCGTCTACGGCGCGATCGGGTGGAACTTCCTCATCTCGCTCACCGACATGGAGGGGTTCGGCGATCCCGAGTACACCTCGCTGGATTTCGAGCAGTACACCGAGCTGTTCGCGAGCCAGACGTTCATCGACGCCGCGCGCAACACGTTCGTGCTGCTCGTCGCGTTCACGATCCTGTGTATCGTGCTCGGGCTCGTGCTCGCGATCCTGCTCGATCGGACGATCCGCTTTCAGAACACGTTCCGGACGCTGTACCTCCTGCCGTTCAGCCTCTCCTTTGTGGTGACGGCCCAGCTCTGGTCGTGGATGTACGACATCGAAAACGGGATCGTCAACTCGATTCTCGGCGTCGTCGGGCTCCAACCCGACTGGATCGGCAATCCCCAACTGGTGCTCGGCGCGGTGATCTTCGCGCTGGTCTGGCAGTTCAGCGGCTACACCATGGTGGTCTTCCTCGCGGGGCTCCAGACCATCCCCGACGAGCACTTCGAGGCCGCACGCATCGACGGCGCGAGCACCGTCAAGATGTACTGGCGGGTGATCGTGCCCCAGCTCCGCGGCTCGATGATCAGCGCGCTCGTCGTGTTGATGATCGCGGCGCTCAAGGCGTTCGACTTCCTCTACGCGCTGTTCGGCCAGTACCGGCCGGCTGCGGGGGCCGACATCCTCGCGACGTTCATGGTCCGAGAGGCGTACTCGAACCAGAACTGGGCGTACGGCTCGGCGATCGCGATCGTGCTCTACGTGCTCGCGTTGCTGGTCGTGATCCCGTATCTCTACAGCCAGTACCGGCGGGGTGAGCTATGA